A segment of the Bacteroidales bacterium genome:
CAGTTCTTAGGTTTTAATCCTGATTCTCCGGAAATATTCGGAACATTTTACAACAGTATTTATGGCATCACAGCCAATGGAAGCACAGTGGCAGGCATGCAATGGTTTCCTGACTGGACAGTGAAGGCTTTTAGCTGGACACAGGAGGAAGGATACGATATGATTGGTTCAACCATTCAGGCAAACTCCAGGGCAAACGGAATCAGCGCCAACGGAAGTGTAATATACGGTTGGGCTGAACCAAACTGGACCAGGACTCCAGTTATCTGGTATAACGATGAAATTATCTTTGTTGATGAAACGCAGTATGGCGAAGCATTTGGCGCTTCTGCCAGTGGCAACTACGTTACAGGTTCATTGGGTTGGGAAAACGGCTTCATTTGGTCACCAACTGAAGGGATTACTCTATTCCAAAATAGCCTGAACCTTGGTTCGTTGAGCCCTCTTAAGGTTCTTGATGACGGCACCGTATTCGGCTATACCGCCGAAGGCTTCCCTCCACAACCTCCCGACAGGAGAGCTTTTGTGAGGCATCCTGATGGCAGCATGGAAACATTTAATGAGTATGTAGCTGGCAGGGGTTGGTTTGAAGCTTCAGATTGGATCTTCTTTAGTATCAATAATGTAACACCTGATGGTAATAAATTCATCGGTGCAGCCGAATTACCAACGGGTGAATGGATAAGCTTTATGTTAGATTTAGAACCCGGTAATCCAGGAATTGAAATTAATCCAATGGAGATAGCTGAGACTCTTGCTCCGGGAGATTCAACATTACAAACCTTAACCATTGAAAATGTTGGTGATGCTTTGCTACATTATAATATTATTGTCCAATACACCGCTGCTACACCCAAAGTTCAACATGTTCCAACCGGTATTGATTATAAGTCGGGCAAACTTGCTTTTGCGAAACAAAAAGCAAACATTCAGGATGAAGGTGCAACGATAGAAAGCAGAACAGGAACCACAATTCATTACGACGGACCTAATGCCGACGCTGTTGGGTTGATTGACGGAGGAACTTTCTATGGAGCTGCCCGGTTTCCATCAGAGCTAACATCAGTTTTTGAAAACTATCAGCTTGAATCTGTTGACGTTTATATGAAAGATACCCCATCAAATCTTAAATTCATTATCTGGGATGCCGGCACCACAACCTCCCCTGGTTCAATTCTCTACCAGCAAGATTATGCACTGCTCCCTGAAAGCTGGAATACAATTGTACTCAACAATGCTATTACTATAAGCGGATCTGATATCTGGGTAGGTTTTGAAGTTATACACGAGGCTGGAACATACATCCTGGGGATTGATGGGGGCCCGGCCGTGCAAGATGGAGATTGGGTAAGTGAGGATGGCACCAATTGGGAACACCTTACCGGTTACGGTATGAATGCTAACTGGAATATCCGCGCAAATCTTTCATTCAATGGCATGAATTGGTTGAGCATTGACCCGATTACAAGTGTGATTGATGAAGCTGCTACCCAGGATATAGCCGTTTCATTAAACGCTGAAGGGCTGGAAACTGCTACTTACACTGCGAACCTTCGAGTCACAAGCAACGATCCAGACAACCCACTGTTAATTATCCCGGTAACGCTGCAGGTAGAATTAGGTACTTCCATCATCGAAGTGCAGCAGTTTGATGTGAACCTATTTCCAAACCCTGCCAGCAATCAATTGCAGATAACTGCAAATCAGATGATAGAAAGAATAAGTATAACAGATATTTCAGGGAAAGCCGTGTACACAGTGCATGACAAACACTACCATGCATTGTTGGATTTATCATTCGTAAGCAATGGAATGTATTTAATACAAATTACTACCAACCAGGGAACATACACTAAAAAATTGCAGGTTATCAAATAAGCTGTATTTTCCTTAGATTGATGTTACCTTTTGTAGGTTGATAGGGACAAGGAGGGCTGAATGGGGAAGCGTAAAGCTTCCCCATTCTCATTTTACAGTTCTCTCTTAAGCATCTACTAAATCCTTCACCTTACAATCAGGCAAGAATGGTTTAGCTGCAAAACGAGTTGGTTTGAATAAGGAACAGAATGCGGATAAAGCAGATTCAACAGAATCTCGTAGATGATTCCTTTGTCATGGAATCAAGATAAAGTCGCCATTCACATTAAAACATAACTTTTGGTGAATATGATCACCAAAAGTTATTACCTTTGCAACAAAAATCATGTATTCAAGATTTCTAAGCGGCAGGATTAAGAATCGTATTGATTCAGGAAAAGCGATTGTTGTAATCGGACCACGGCAAGTGGGAAAAACAACACTGATTGAATCTATCCTGGAATCGAAAGACTATTTACTTCTTGATGGTGACGACCCAAGTACCAGAACTTTGTTGACTGAACCCAATACAGAGCAGATTCGAACGATCCTGGGAAAACACAACTATGTTTTTATTGATGAAGCTCAGAGAATTGAGGGTATTGGCATCACGATGAAATTAATTACTGACAGGTTTAAAGATGTTCAATTGTTTGCAAGTGGCTCATCCTCCTTTGATTTGAGTAACAGGATTAACGAACCGTTGACCGGGAGAAAATGGGAATATCATTTATATCCGGTTTCATGGGAAGAATACGAAAACCACCACGGTTATTTGCACGCAGAGCAAAATTTAGAAAACAGATTGCTTTATGGATTCTACCCCGATGTTCTCAATAATGCCGGAGACGAAGTAAGCATCTTACGGAACTTAGTGAACAGCTATTTGTATAAAGACATTCTTTCGTATGCAGAAATCCGTAAGCCTGAAGTTCTTGACAAGTTAGTTCAGGCGTTGGCGCTTCAGATTGGCAGCGAGGTTAACTATTCTGAATTGGCTCAAATGGCTAATGTTGATAAAAACACAGTTGGCAAATACATTGATATCCTGGAAAAAGGATTCATCATTTTTAAATTAAGCAGCTTTAGCCGAAACCTTAGGAACGAAATTAAAACCAATAAGAAGATTTACTTCTATGATAACGGTATCAGAAATATGGTCATTGGCAATTTTAATCCAATTGAACTGAGGACGGATAAAGGGGCGCTTTGGGAAAACTTCCTGGTTTCAGAGAGGTTTAAGCAAATCGAGTATAAACAAAGCCTTGCTCACACATACTTTTGGAGAACCAAACAACAGCAGGAGGTTGATTTCGTAGAAGAAAATGGAGGAAAGGTTTTTGGATATGAATTTAAGTGGCTCAAAAAGAAAGGCAATAAATTACCTACAACGTTTATTGAGGCGTATAAAGCAGAAGCAAAGATAATAGATAAAGAAAATTTCAGGGAATTTGTAATAATTACAGAGGCCAGCACCTGATCAGGAAGAGGCCAATGAGCCTTTTCGCCCACCGCAGTAACTGTTTGACAGTAATAGGAATTGAAATTGCCAGAAAAAGAGCTATCTGTTTTACTTTAGAACCAGACAGTCAGTGGAATTATATCAATACTTATAGTAATAAGAAGCCCAAGGAATTCCACAAATGCAACGAATTAATTTAAGGAGATGAATATGATGATCTTAACTAAAAAAGTCCGCTGGGGCATTATTGGAGCGGGCAACATTGCCCACAAATTTGCTGAAGACATCCAAAAAGTTCCCAATGCGGAACTCCTGGCTATTGCTTCCAGGGATAAGGACAGGGCAAAAGCTTTTACAACAAAATATAATGCTACGATGGCTTACGATAGCTATCAACTTTTGGCCGACGATCCTCAGGTTGATGCAGTTTACATTGCCACTCCTCACGCTTTTCATAAAGCGCATACTGTGCTTTGCCTGAACCGTAAAAAGGCCGTATTGTGCGAGAAGCCTTTTGCAATGAACAGCACGCAGGCAAAGGAAATGATAGAAACAGCCAAAGCCAGTAATACACTGCTCATGGAAGCTATGTGGACAAGATTTCTGCCGCATTACCAGATGGTTTTGCAGCTTATACAAGAAGGGGACATTGGTAATATTACCGGATTGGAAGCCGACTTTGGGTTCAAACCACACTATGATCCTGAATCAAGGCTAATAAAAAAGATACTGGGCGGCGGAAGTTTGCTTGATATTGGAATCTATCCTGTATTTCTGGCTTTATCGGTGCTGGGAATGCCCGATGATATTAAGGCCAACGCAAGTTTTTTCGATTCCGGCGCTGATTCATCTTGCGACATGATTTTTAGCTATGGGAATCATGTCAAAGCCCATTTAAAAAGTTCATTCCTTGAACAAACTCCAAATGCGGCGAGCATTTTCGGTGAACAGGGTAGGATCACGATTCAGCCGAATTTTCACGCTCCCTCTTCATTCAGCATTGAAAAGGGTGGTAAAAT
Coding sequences within it:
- a CDS encoding ATP-binding protein, which encodes MYSRFLSGRIKNRIDSGKAIVVIGPRQVGKTTLIESILESKDYLLLDGDDPSTRTLLTEPNTEQIRTILGKHNYVFIDEAQRIEGIGITMKLITDRFKDVQLFASGSSSFDLSNRINEPLTGRKWEYHLYPVSWEEYENHHGYLHAEQNLENRLLYGFYPDVLNNAGDEVSILRNLVNSYLYKDILSYAEIRKPEVLDKLVQALALQIGSEVNYSELAQMANVDKNTVGKYIDILEKGFIIFKLSSFSRNLRNEIKTNKKIYFYDNGIRNMVIGNFNPIELRTDKGALWENFLVSERFKQIEYKQSLAHTYFWRTKQQQEVDFVEENGGKVFGYEFKWLKKKGNKLPTTFIEAYKAEAKIIDKENFREFVIITEAST
- a CDS encoding Gfo/Idh/MocA family oxidoreductase, translating into MILTKKVRWGIIGAGNIAHKFAEDIQKVPNAELLAIASRDKDRAKAFTTKYNATMAYDSYQLLADDPQVDAVYIATPHAFHKAHTVLCLNRKKAVLCEKPFAMNSTQAKEMIETAKASNTLLMEAMWTRFLPHYQMVLQLIQEGDIGNITGLEADFGFKPHYDPESRLIKKILGGGSLLDIGIYPVFLALSVLGMPDDIKANASFFDSGADSSCDMIFSYGNHVKAHLKSSFLEQTPNAASIFGEQGRITIQPNFHAPSSFSIEKGGKIQRFDFEVKTNGYSYEIEHFNNLLLKGKTESPLMTFRTSEQLIHLLDAVRNKIGLHY